From a single Micromonospora pallida genomic region:
- a CDS encoding alpha/beta fold hydrolase, with protein MPEVTLSAGTIDYDDTGGTGPVVVLLHGVAMDASLWRNVVPALAADYRCITPTLPLGGHRRPMHPDADLSMHGMVKLVAEFLDALDLRDVALVANDWGGPQVLIADGLADRVGRLVLSSCEAYDNYPPGEPGKSLFQMSKVPGGLMVAATALRFRLLQRLPTTFGLMAKRPVPRDVMRRWSQPMQTDPAIRRDLRKYVLSVPDKAELADIAKRAVAFEGPTLIVWATEDKVMPVEHGRRLAREFPNAELVEIDDSYALIPEDQPAALADALREFLRRTDDADGRGQAPQ; from the coding sequence GTGCCGGAAGTGACCCTGTCCGCAGGCACCATCGACTACGACGACACCGGAGGCACCGGGCCCGTTGTCGTGTTGCTGCACGGAGTAGCGATGGATGCTTCCCTGTGGCGCAACGTGGTGCCGGCCCTGGCCGCGGACTACCGCTGCATCACGCCGACCCTGCCGCTCGGCGGTCACCGTCGGCCGATGCACCCCGACGCCGACCTCAGCATGCACGGCATGGTGAAGCTGGTCGCGGAGTTCCTCGACGCGCTCGACCTGCGCGACGTCGCGCTGGTCGCCAACGACTGGGGCGGGCCGCAGGTGCTCATCGCCGACGGGCTCGCGGACCGGGTCGGCCGCCTGGTGCTGTCCTCGTGCGAGGCGTACGACAACTACCCGCCCGGCGAGCCGGGCAAGTCGCTGTTCCAGATGTCGAAGGTGCCCGGCGGGCTCATGGTCGCCGCCACCGCCCTGCGCTTCCGACTGCTCCAGCGGCTGCCCACCACGTTCGGCCTGATGGCCAAGCGTCCGGTGCCGCGCGACGTCATGCGCCGCTGGTCGCAGCCGATGCAGACGGATCCCGCGATTCGCCGTGACCTGCGCAAGTACGTGCTGAGCGTCCCCGACAAGGCGGAACTCGCCGACATCGCCAAGCGCGCCGTCGCGTTCGAGGGGCCGACCCTGATCGTGTGGGCGACCGAGGACAAGGTCATGCCGGTCGAGCACGGCCGTCGCCTGGCCCGCGAGTTCCCCAACGCCGAGCTGGTCGAGATCGACGACTCGTACGCGCTCATCCCCGAGGACCAGCCGGCGGCACTGGCCGACGCGCTGCGCGAGTTCCTGCGCCGGACCGACGACGCGGACGGGCGCGGGCAGGCGCCGCAGTGA
- a CDS encoding helix-turn-helix domain-containing protein codes for MSVNRPEALPIGRRVAYWRGRRKLSQQVFADRLGKSKSWVDKVERGVRSLDKVSTLQDIAAVLRIDAAVLLGRGVQSAKVAERTVDVERIRAALSRYEIPLGRPAGRRPVLSVDRVAREVAHAWTTFQYARYPQLIDLVPDLLADTQRTHARDPVAGRVPLVEAYRITAALLVKLGDADLAWVAADRAMIAATGDRTLVAAAAVQLGQVLRESGRAREATSAMRAAAYRIAPPVIEYGTPPELSLCGTLLVQAALAAAHYGDDAAVAELLDEAADLAERVGDGHDHHRTGFGPTAVDLARTTAAVELGDARDAVTWHEKATQRDGWRSLPAEHRAAHLIDAAHAYLQAGDPINAGRVLVDAERIAPAEIRHRPAGSDLLAQVARDPNAPATVVQLADTLGVG; via the coding sequence ATGAGCGTGAACCGGCCGGAGGCTCTTCCGATCGGCCGGCGGGTGGCGTACTGGCGGGGGCGGCGGAAGCTGTCGCAGCAGGTGTTCGCCGATCGGCTCGGTAAGTCGAAGAGCTGGGTCGACAAGGTGGAGCGGGGCGTTCGCTCCCTCGACAAGGTGTCAACCCTTCAGGACATCGCCGCCGTACTACGGATCGACGCGGCAGTGTTGCTAGGACGCGGTGTCCAGTCCGCCAAGGTGGCCGAGCGGACCGTAGATGTGGAGCGCATCCGGGCAGCGTTGTCCCGGTACGAGATTCCGCTCGGCAGGCCGGCGGGCCGTCGTCCCGTCCTGTCCGTCGACCGGGTGGCCAGAGAGGTCGCGCACGCGTGGACGACCTTCCAGTACGCCCGCTATCCGCAGTTGATCGATCTGGTACCCGACCTGCTTGCCGACACGCAGCGCACCCACGCCCGTGATCCGGTGGCGGGTCGGGTGCCGCTGGTCGAGGCGTACCGAATCACCGCCGCACTGCTGGTCAAGCTCGGTGATGCCGACCTGGCCTGGGTGGCCGCCGACCGGGCGATGATCGCCGCCACCGGCGACCGGACCCTCGTCGCCGCCGCTGCCGTACAGCTCGGGCAGGTGCTACGCGAGTCGGGGCGGGCGAGGGAGGCGACGTCAGCGATGCGGGCCGCCGCGTACCGGATCGCCCCACCCGTCATCGAGTACGGCACCCCACCAGAGCTGTCCCTCTGCGGAACCCTGCTCGTCCAGGCCGCCCTGGCCGCCGCCCACTACGGGGACGATGCCGCCGTTGCCGAACTGCTCGACGAAGCCGCCGACCTCGCCGAACGAGTCGGCGACGGGCACGACCACCACCGGACCGGGTTCGGACCCACCGCCGTGGACCTGGCCCGTACCACCGCAGCCGTAGAGCTAGGCGACGCCCGCGACGCGGTGACCTGGCACGAGAAAGCCACCCAGCGGGACGGCTGGCGATCGCTGCCCGCCGAGCATCGCGCCGCGCACCTGATCGACGCCGCCCACGCGTACCTACAGGCCGGCGACCCGATCAACGCCGGGCGGGTCCTGGTCGACGCCGAGCGAATCGCGCCAGCCGAAATCCGCCACCGGCCAGCGGGTAGCGACCTGCTTGCCCAGGTCGCCCGCGACCCCAACGCCCCGGCCACGGTCGTCCAACTCGCCGACACCCTCGGGGTGGGCTGA
- the serS gene encoding serine--tRNA ligase, protein MLDMELIRKDREAVAVALAKRLDPAEVTRALDEIQQLDQARRALISEIDAERQRRKAEARAYAAAKRAGTEPEVAAPEAGRKQLAELEAELDEVQSKLRSRMSELPNLPADDVVAGGKEANQVVKVFGAPPAIEKVRDHVELSRMLGLVDHERGVKLGGSGFWMYTGLGARLEWALINWLVDRNIEAGYEFLLPPHLLLDTAGFAAGQFPKFYDDVYHLDRESAPRGQFLLPTSETAILGAYQDEILDPAKLPLKAFAYTPCYRRESAGSHSDERGTVRGHQFNKVEIFQFTLPEQADAALEEMLLHAESLVEALGLHYQRSFLAAGDSSASMRKTFDIEVWMPSTGKYKEVSSVSWGGDYQARRAAIRYKEPGGKQTRFVHTLNGSALATSRLFPAILEQFQQPDGSVLVPEVLQSKLGTDRLVPSGR, encoded by the coding sequence ATGCTCGACATGGAGTTGATCCGGAAGGATCGGGAGGCGGTCGCGGTCGCGCTCGCCAAGCGGCTCGATCCGGCCGAGGTCACGCGTGCCCTCGACGAGATCCAGCAGCTCGACCAGGCTCGACGCGCCCTGATCAGTGAGATCGACGCGGAGCGGCAGCGCCGCAAGGCCGAGGCGCGGGCGTACGCGGCGGCCAAGCGCGCCGGCACCGAGCCCGAGGTCGCCGCCCCCGAGGCGGGCCGCAAGCAGCTCGCCGAGCTGGAGGCGGAACTGGACGAGGTGCAGTCCAAGCTGCGCTCCCGGATGAGCGAGCTGCCCAATCTGCCCGCCGACGACGTGGTCGCCGGGGGCAAGGAGGCCAACCAGGTCGTCAAGGTCTTCGGTGCGCCCCCGGCGATCGAGAAGGTCCGCGACCACGTCGAGCTGAGCCGGATGCTGGGCCTGGTCGACCATGAGCGCGGCGTCAAGCTGGGCGGCTCCGGCTTCTGGATGTACACCGGGCTCGGCGCCCGGCTGGAGTGGGCGCTGATCAACTGGTTGGTCGACCGGAACATCGAGGCCGGGTACGAGTTCCTGCTCCCGCCGCACCTGCTGCTGGACACCGCCGGCTTCGCCGCCGGGCAGTTCCCCAAGTTCTACGACGACGTCTACCACCTCGACCGGGAGTCCGCCCCGCGTGGACAGTTCCTGCTGCCGACGTCGGAGACGGCGATCCTCGGGGCGTACCAGGACGAGATCCTCGACCCGGCGAAGCTGCCGCTGAAGGCGTTCGCCTACACCCCCTGCTACCGGCGGGAGTCGGCCGGATCGCACTCCGACGAGCGCGGCACCGTGCGGGGCCACCAGTTCAACAAGGTGGAGATCTTCCAGTTCACCCTGCCGGAGCAGGCCGACGCGGCGCTGGAGGAGATGCTCCTGCACGCCGAGAGCCTGGTCGAGGCGCTGGGCCTGCACTACCAGCGCAGCTTCCTCGCCGCCGGGGACTCCAGCGCGTCCATGCGCAAGACCTTCGACATCGAGGTCTGGATGCCGAGCACCGGCAAGTACAAGGAGGTCTCGTCGGTCTCCTGGGGTGGCGACTACCAGGCCCGCCGCGCGGCCATCCGGTACAAGGAGCCCGGCGGCAAGCAGACCCGGTTCGTGCACACGCTGAACGGGTCGGCGCTGGCCACCAGCCGGCTCTTCCCGGCCATCCTGGAGCAGTTCCAGCAGCCCGACGGCTCGGTGCTGGTGCCCGAGGTGCTCCAGTCCAAGCTCGGCACCGACCGTCTGGTCCCGTCCGGCCGCTGA
- a CDS encoding MerR family transcriptional regulator, giving the protein MEREPLSIGELARASGLTVSALRFYDRARVLVPAWVDAHTGYRWYTTDQVRAARLVAGLRRVGMPLAGITAAVATADPAVVHGLLDAHLRRLEDGLADARRELSRIRALLDHEETAMTTRLTLPRTALAAAFDAIRFAVGTDPELPQLATVLVDVGADTLTLVATDRFRLAVAGAPAVVTGPSVRVPVPVEVADRIRELLAADPAGEATLTVDTDGVTVEIDGARVTGQPVDVEYPDHRRLVLDRVAAAPARRATVDVPALRATLGGAPTVVREHNGTRYEVTVLSVDDRGGLTVVGDDAPAGDDVRIGVNREFLLDALDAADRGQLVLELDGPITPLAVRRPDDELTFSLLMPIKL; this is encoded by the coding sequence GTGGAGAGGGAACCGCTCAGCATCGGCGAGCTGGCCCGGGCCAGTGGCCTGACGGTGAGCGCGCTGCGCTTCTACGACCGGGCCAGGGTGCTGGTGCCGGCGTGGGTCGACGCGCACACCGGGTACCGCTGGTACACCACCGACCAGGTGCGCGCGGCCCGGCTGGTCGCCGGACTGCGCCGGGTGGGGATGCCGCTGGCCGGCATCACCGCCGCCGTCGCCACCGCCGACCCGGCGGTGGTGCACGGGCTGCTCGACGCGCACCTGCGCCGGCTCGAGGACGGGCTCGCCGACGCCCGCCGTGAACTCTCCCGGATCCGTGCCCTGCTCGATCACGAGGAGACCGCCATGACCACCCGACTCACCCTGCCCCGCACCGCCCTGGCCGCCGCGTTCGACGCGATCCGGTTCGCCGTCGGCACCGACCCGGAGCTGCCCCAGCTCGCCACCGTCCTGGTCGACGTCGGGGCGGACACGCTGACCCTGGTCGCCACCGACCGGTTCCGGCTGGCGGTGGCCGGCGCGCCCGCCGTCGTCACCGGCCCGTCGGTGCGGGTGCCGGTGCCGGTCGAGGTCGCCGACCGGATCCGGGAACTGCTCGCCGCCGACCCGGCCGGGGAGGCGACGCTGACCGTCGACACCGACGGCGTCACCGTCGAGATCGACGGCGCACGGGTCACCGGGCAGCCCGTCGACGTCGAATACCCCGACCACCGGCGGCTGGTGCTGGACCGGGTCGCCGCCGCGCCGGCCCGCCGGGCGACGGTGGACGTGCCGGCGCTGCGGGCCACGCTGGGCGGTGCGCCCACCGTCGTCCGCGAGCACAACGGGACGCGGTACGAGGTGACCGTGCTGAGCGTCGACGACCGGGGCGGGCTGACCGTGGTCGGCGACGACGCCCCGGCCGGGGACGACGTGCGGATCGGGGTGAACCGGGAGTTCCTGCTCGACGCCCTGGACGCGGCGGACCGGGGCCAGCTCGTGCTGGAGCTGGACGGGCCGATCACCCCGCTGGCCGTACGCCGTCCCGACGACGAGCTGACCTTCTCCCTGCTGATGCCGATCAAGCTCTGA
- a CDS encoding helix-turn-helix transcriptional regulator, which translates to MTQFERSAPTRGDVTGYLLKLIRESIPLTQEQLGMELGVDRATVQSWESGRRPFLAVPFGQAVRIRQRLGSRGANPILLDAVTDAAEADAILAALIDPKIERADITGQPLGCAVLTHRLSDLILWAVLGQTPTFIKSLPTPHRRRGPVATGPTLCAEEQRAFFTNLHVLAERAADQRHPNVLLHRQACFLAGMDPTGTSAAWLAQSNARKTHRVTTFHTWSPLWPDARSVVTSLANQGDPEPLRDFIARAHPDDACQRAALNYSAYWVGEIPYRQPDDSFMPTTNTDWRGTRLLRHLVERLDANHPFVDLNIHNLWALLTARRGLVHDHPTTGQTLADHATAILDSDRISAQSRQELTSIVYSLRTEGITGTGTGR; encoded by the coding sequence ATGACGCAGTTCGAACGGTCCGCCCCGACGCGCGGCGATGTCACCGGCTACCTACTGAAGCTGATTCGGGAATCCATCCCCCTGACCCAGGAACAGCTCGGCATGGAACTCGGCGTCGACCGCGCGACCGTTCAGAGCTGGGAGTCAGGACGGCGGCCGTTCCTCGCCGTCCCGTTCGGTCAAGCCGTCCGGATCCGCCAGAGGCTCGGCAGTCGCGGGGCGAACCCGATACTGCTCGACGCCGTCACGGACGCCGCCGAGGCCGATGCCATCCTCGCCGCCCTGATCGACCCGAAGATCGAGCGGGCAGACATCACCGGACAGCCCCTCGGCTGCGCGGTACTCACCCACCGACTGTCCGACCTGATCCTCTGGGCAGTCCTCGGCCAGACACCCACCTTCATCAAAAGTCTCCCGACGCCCCACCGTCGACGCGGTCCCGTAGCCACCGGCCCCACCCTCTGCGCCGAGGAACAACGCGCCTTCTTCACCAACCTGCACGTCCTCGCCGAACGCGCCGCAGACCAGCGCCACCCGAACGTGCTACTCCACCGGCAGGCATGCTTCCTCGCCGGCATGGACCCCACCGGTACCTCCGCCGCGTGGCTCGCCCAGAGCAACGCCCGCAAGACACACCGGGTGACGACCTTCCACACCTGGTCACCGCTGTGGCCGGACGCCCGCTCCGTCGTCACGTCCCTGGCCAACCAGGGCGACCCCGAACCGCTGCGGGACTTCATCGCCCGCGCGCACCCCGACGACGCCTGCCAACGGGCCGCCCTCAACTACTCGGCCTACTGGGTCGGCGAGATCCCCTACCGCCAACCCGACGACTCCTTCATGCCCACCACCAACACCGACTGGCGCGGCACCCGACTCCTCCGTCACCTGGTCGAACGCTTGGACGCCAACCACCCCTTCGTAGACCTCAACATCCACAACCTGTGGGCACTACTCACCGCCCGACGCGGACTCGTCCACGACCACCCCACCACCGGACAGACCCTCGCCGACCACGCCACCGCCATCCTCGACAGCGACCGGATCTCCGCACAGTCCCGGCAGGAACTAACGTCTATCGTCTACAGCCTGCGGACAGAAGGAATCACCGGCACAGGGACGGGCAGATGA
- a CDS encoding C40 family peptidase, which produces MVVLLAAAGSLASTAASPPAHAATCGVLSSGAAPQAQAAVNKACGLLGTPYSWGGGHGATPGPSYGICDPANGAPNDCNVRGLDCSGMVRYAYYLAVGSDVINGTSRQQYQSSRAVARFNAGQGTAPLLPGDLVFFGYSASTIHHVAIYLGQGQIVEAPYSGGYVRVTSLYSHGDYYGAIRLYGGGSTTPGKYWVDTFTSAGVYASPTSTTRTGTLWAGTNYVYCRVWGRVVSNGSAYNHWWLLTDPDEGPARQYVSAYYLTRWGNDVAKDNNGVDIPNC; this is translated from the coding sequence GTGGTCGTACTGCTGGCGGCTGCCGGCTCCCTGGCCTCCACCGCCGCCTCGCCGCCCGCGCACGCGGCGACCTGCGGTGTCCTCTCCTCAGGTGCCGCCCCGCAGGCGCAGGCGGCGGTGAACAAGGCGTGTGGCCTGCTCGGCACCCCGTACTCGTGGGGTGGCGGGCACGGCGCGACCCCCGGTCCCTCGTACGGCATCTGCGATCCGGCCAACGGCGCACCGAACGACTGCAACGTCCGGGGCCTCGACTGCTCCGGCATGGTCCGTTACGCCTACTACCTCGCGGTCGGCTCCGACGTCATCAACGGGACGAGTCGCCAGCAGTACCAGTCGTCGAGGGCCGTCGCCAGGTTCAACGCCGGCCAGGGCACCGCGCCACTACTCCCGGGTGACCTGGTCTTCTTCGGCTACAGCGCGAGCACGATCCATCATGTCGCGATCTACCTCGGCCAGGGCCAGATCGTCGAGGCTCCGTACTCCGGCGGGTACGTCCGGGTCACGTCCCTCTACAGCCACGGCGACTACTACGGCGCCATCCGCCTCTACGGTGGCGGCTCGACCACGCCGGGCAAGTACTGGGTCGACACCTTCACCAGCGCCGGGGTCTACGCCTCACCGACCTCCACCACCCGGACCGGCACCCTGTGGGCCGGAACCAACTACGTGTACTGCCGGGTCTGGGGACGCGTGGTCTCCAACGGCTCGGCCTACAACCACTGGTGGCTGTTGACCGACCCCGACGAGGGACCGGCCCGACAGTACGTGTCCGCGTACTACCTCACCCGCTGGGGCAACGACGTGGCGAAGGACAACAACGGCGTCGACATCCCGAACTGCTGA
- a CDS encoding BtrH N-terminal domain-containing protein codes for MILENVAFPAGQHCETTALGALLRHEGLDLSEPMLFGLGEGLGFVYWDARNMDFPFLGGRTKPTTIIRTVADRLGLTLHVQETASPRKAWENVAAALAAGRPVGLQLDCYHLDYFTTKVHFGGHVVAMYGYDDTHAYLVDTAQQGGTVTTTLTSLAQARSERGPMTARHLSFTVASPGGRPDLGDAVRTAIRNNAQTFLNPPIANLGHRGIGKAARQVTRWLDRASDPSRDLPLAATLMERGGTGGALFRTMYRDFLAECATIVDDDNLRLGHQLYAEIAPRWTEVAQHIAAAGETGDPKQLTRASAILTELADRERAAMQTLAAVRPD; via the coding sequence GTGATCCTCGAGAACGTGGCGTTCCCCGCTGGTCAGCACTGCGAGACCACCGCGCTCGGCGCCCTGCTACGCCACGAGGGCCTCGACCTCTCCGAGCCCATGCTGTTCGGCCTCGGCGAAGGTCTGGGCTTCGTCTACTGGGACGCCAGGAACATGGACTTTCCGTTCCTCGGCGGCCGCACCAAGCCGACCACGATCATCCGGACCGTGGCCGACCGGCTGGGCCTGACGCTGCACGTCCAGGAGACCGCCTCGCCCCGTAAAGCGTGGGAGAACGTCGCCGCCGCGCTCGCCGCCGGACGCCCGGTCGGCCTGCAACTGGACTGCTACCACCTGGACTACTTCACCACGAAAGTCCACTTCGGCGGCCACGTCGTCGCGATGTACGGCTACGACGACACCCACGCCTACCTGGTCGACACCGCCCAGCAGGGCGGCACCGTGACGACCACGCTGACGAGCCTGGCACAGGCCCGCAGCGAACGCGGACCGATGACCGCCCGCCACCTCTCCTTCACCGTCGCCAGCCCCGGCGGTCGGCCCGACCTGGGCGACGCCGTCCGGACGGCCATCCGCAACAACGCGCAGACCTTCCTCAACCCGCCGATCGCGAACCTCGGCCACCGGGGCATCGGCAAGGCGGCCCGGCAGGTGACGCGGTGGCTCGACCGCGCGAGCGACCCGTCCCGCGACCTGCCGCTGGCCGCGACGCTGATGGAACGCGGCGGAACCGGCGGCGCGCTGTTCCGCACCATGTACCGCGACTTCCTCGCCGAGTGCGCCACGATCGTCGACGACGACAACCTCCGCCTCGGGCACCAGTTGTACGCCGAGATCGCCCCGCGGTGGACCGAGGTCGCCCAGCACATCGCCGCCGCCGGGGAAACCGGCGACCCAAAGCAGCTCACCCGGGCCTCGGCGATCCTCACCGAACTCGCCGACCGGGAACGCGCCGCCATGCAGACCCTGGCCGCCGTTCGCCCCGACTGA
- a CDS encoding alcohol dehydrogenase catalytic domain-containing protein: MRALCWQGDRLAVAEVPDPELRNGHDAIVRVRCSATCGADLHLIDTGALRPGDVLGHEFLGEVVEVGPRVRRHRVGDRVVVASVVACGRCRYCREGLHSCCDNGSVDPVTDELAWGQAPAGCYGHPSAGGGFAGSHAEYVRVPYADVGAFTVPDGVPDERAVFASDAAPTGWTGVDVGGVRPGDVVAVWGAGAVGQLVARAALLRGAERVVVIDRYDDRLRMVEQHSGAETVHYHHADVTAELRERSGGRGPDVCVEAAGSVDGSRSLTDRLRRAPRTPLALREAVHACRKGGTVVVLGDVTGFVDTFPVGAVVRKELTVRGARPHGPRHVPTLLDRMARDELRTEYLATHRLPLEQGPEGYDLFRNRTDGCVRVLFTPG, from the coding sequence GTGAGGGCGCTGTGCTGGCAGGGCGACCGGCTGGCCGTCGCCGAGGTGCCCGACCCGGAGCTGCGCAACGGGCACGACGCCATCGTGCGGGTCCGGTGCAGCGCCACCTGCGGGGCCGACCTGCACCTGATCGACACCGGGGCACTGCGCCCCGGTGACGTGCTCGGGCACGAGTTCCTCGGCGAGGTGGTGGAGGTGGGTCCACGGGTGCGCCGGCACCGGGTCGGGGACCGGGTGGTGGTCGCCTCGGTGGTGGCCTGCGGCCGGTGCCGGTACTGCCGGGAAGGGCTGCACTCCTGCTGCGACAACGGCAGCGTCGACCCGGTGACTGACGAGCTGGCCTGGGGCCAGGCGCCGGCCGGCTGCTACGGCCACCCGTCGGCCGGTGGCGGCTTCGCCGGCAGCCACGCCGAGTACGTCCGGGTGCCGTACGCCGACGTCGGCGCGTTCACCGTGCCGGACGGGGTGCCCGACGAACGGGCGGTGTTCGCCTCGGACGCCGCGCCGACCGGTTGGACGGGGGTGGACGTCGGCGGCGTACGCCCCGGGGACGTGGTGGCGGTCTGGGGCGCGGGCGCGGTCGGTCAACTGGTCGCCCGGGCGGCGCTGCTGCGGGGCGCGGAGCGGGTGGTCGTCATCGACCGGTACGACGATCGGCTGCGCATGGTCGAACAGCACTCCGGCGCGGAGACGGTGCACTACCACCACGCCGATGTCACCGCCGAGCTGCGGGAACGCAGCGGCGGGCGGGGCCCGGACGTGTGCGTCGAGGCGGCTGGCTCAGTGGACGGCTCCCGGTCGCTGACCGACCGGCTGCGCCGCGCGCCCCGTACCCCGCTGGCGTTGCGCGAGGCGGTGCACGCCTGCCGTAAGGGCGGCACCGTGGTGGTGCTGGGCGACGTCACCGGCTTCGTGGACACCTTCCCGGTCGGCGCGGTGGTGCGCAAGGAGTTGACCGTACGCGGGGCACGCCCGCACGGACCCCGGCACGTCCCGACGCTGCTGGACCGGATGGCCCGGGACGAGCTGCGCACCGAGTACCTGGCCACGCACCGGCTCCCCCTCGAACAGGGGCCGGAGGGGTACGACCTGTTCCGGAACCGGACCGACGGCTGCGTCCGGGTGCTCTTCACCCCCGGCTGA
- a CDS encoding HD domain-containing protein produces the protein MSDDQDAAAMRFIFETGVLKRAARTGWWFAGVKHPESIAEHSHRTALIGMILAAMEGADPARVTMLCVLHDTQETRVTDIPHIAKRYLTTAPNTTVTADQVADCPPAVAETIMAAVAEYEAGETLEAVVARDADKLECLVQAVEYRHQGIGNVQRWIDSSRAALKTTSAQRLVDAALTGQPLAWLTPPPKTE, from the coding sequence ATGAGCGACGACCAGGATGCCGCCGCGATGAGGTTCATCTTCGAGACTGGCGTCCTCAAACGCGCGGCCCGCACCGGCTGGTGGTTCGCCGGCGTCAAGCACCCCGAATCCATCGCCGAGCACTCCCACCGCACCGCCCTGATCGGGATGATCCTCGCCGCCATGGAGGGGGCCGACCCCGCCCGGGTGACGATGCTCTGCGTCCTGCACGACACCCAGGAAACCCGCGTCACCGACATCCCCCACATCGCCAAGCGCTACCTCACGACCGCGCCCAACACCACCGTCACCGCAGACCAGGTCGCCGACTGCCCACCCGCCGTGGCGGAGACGATCATGGCCGCTGTCGCCGAATACGAAGCCGGCGAAACCCTCGAAGCCGTCGTCGCCCGCGACGCCGACAAACTCGAATGCCTCGTCCAAGCCGTCGAATACCGCCACCAGGGCATCGGCAACGTCCAACGCTGGATCGACAGCTCCCGCGCCGCGCTCAAGACCACGTCGGCACAGCGCCTCGTCGACGCCGCACTGACCGGACAACCCCTCGCCTGGCTCACACCACCTCCGAAAACGGAGTAA
- a CDS encoding 3-oxoacyl-ACP synthase III family protein has product MTGGSTAGRAVSIAGVGAYLPEKVVGLDFFFDGPPPDDPMLHSPLVGPPPLRHHVAPDQRASDMIYRAATPLLKRLGIAATDIDILLTNVLVPDELFTGCGAETAALLGCAPPWTIDLHNTGCASFGYMMRLAGVLISTGQARTALLANVQNAGGQIFSQSQVRLLPQARTPGDGCGVAVLTADDRSPLLGTAVRNTPSAAADLRVGAEGRKYWEPGTGQVDVRFDPSRTQETLALGNRVVPEVVRELCEDIGVKVTDIDVLVTNQPNRTFLRNWRDDLGIPPERHVDTYDTLGNLYGAGLPVNLDHALRGGRVRPGDLVVVAGFAHAGDFAAAAAFRWQANA; this is encoded by the coding sequence GTGACCGGCGGGTCCACTGCCGGCCGCGCGGTCAGCATCGCGGGGGTCGGCGCCTACCTGCCGGAGAAGGTGGTGGGCCTGGACTTCTTCTTCGACGGGCCGCCGCCGGACGACCCGATGCTGCACAGCCCACTGGTCGGGCCGCCACCGCTGCGCCACCACGTCGCACCCGACCAGCGGGCCAGCGACATGATCTACCGGGCGGCGACGCCGCTGCTCAAGCGCCTCGGGATCGCCGCCACCGACATCGACATCCTGCTCACCAACGTGCTGGTGCCCGACGAGCTGTTCACCGGGTGCGGAGCCGAGACCGCCGCGCTGCTCGGCTGTGCCCCGCCGTGGACGATCGACCTGCACAACACCGGCTGCGCCTCGTTCGGGTACATGATGCGGCTGGCCGGCGTGCTGATCTCCACCGGCCAGGCGCGGACCGCCCTGCTGGCCAACGTGCAGAACGCCGGCGGTCAGATCTTCAGCCAGTCGCAGGTCCGCCTCCTGCCGCAGGCCCGTACCCCGGGCGACGGGTGCGGGGTGGCGGTGCTCACCGCCGACGACCGGTCACCGCTGCTCGGCACCGCCGTGCGGAACACCCCGTCGGCCGCGGCTGACCTGCGCGTCGGCGCCGAGGGCCGCAAGTACTGGGAGCCGGGGACCGGGCAGGTCGACGTTCGGTTCGACCCGAGTCGTACCCAGGAGACCCTCGCCCTCGGCAACCGCGTGGTGCCCGAGGTGGTCCGTGAGCTGTGCGAGGACATCGGCGTCAAGGTGACCGACATCGATGTGCTCGTCACCAACCAGCCCAACCGGACCTTCCTGCGCAACTGGCGCGACGACCTCGGCATCCCGCCCGAGCGGCACGTGGACACCTACGACACCCTCGGCAACCTCTACGGCGCGGGGCTGCCGGTGAACCTGGACCACGCGCTGCGCGGCGGCCGGGTCCGTCCCGGCGACCTGGTGGTCGTGGCCGGGTTCGCCCACGCCGGGGACTTCGCCGCCGCCGCCGCGTTCCGCTGGCAGGCCAACGCCTGA